A region of Burkholderiales bacterium JOSHI_001 DNA encodes the following proteins:
- a CDS encoding Protein of unknown function (DUF3240) (PFAM: Protein of unknown function (DUF3240)) — MADFCLTLICPPTVEEKLLDVLLANAGSEVFTSTPTHSHGSGQQRLSATEQVMGRSRAMQVSVLLTTEELEQLRALLQRDFAGTGVRYWATPLALDGEFA, encoded by the coding sequence ATGGCTGACTTTTGCCTGACCCTGATCTGCCCGCCAACCGTGGAAGAGAAGCTGCTGGATGTGCTGCTGGCCAACGCCGGCAGCGAAGTCTTCACCAGCACGCCCACCCACAGCCACGGCAGCGGACAGCAGCGGCTCAGCGCCACCGAACAGGTGATGGGCCGCAGCCGTGCAATGCAGGTGAGCGTGCTGCTGACGACCGAGGAGCTCGAACAACTGCGCGCGTTGCTGCAACGTGACTTTGCCGGCACGGGTGTGCGCTACTGGGCCACACCGCTGGCCCTTGATGGGGAGTTCGCATGA